A single region of the Nitrospirota bacterium genome encodes:
- a CDS encoding excisionase family DNA-binding protein, translating into MEEMIEIPDKLFFRPDEAAKLIGVHIETIRRWIREGKIQSTKTQGGHNRIHISQILQKRPAIPSKL; encoded by the coding sequence ATGGAAGAGATGATTGAGATCCCCGACAAACTATTCTTCCGTCCAGACGAGGCAGCAAAGCTCATTGGCGTACACATAGAGACCATCCGCCGGTGGATCCGTGAAGGAAAAATTCAGAGCACAAAGACCCAAGGCGGGCATAATCGCATTCACATAAGCCAAATATTGCAAAAAAGACCAGCAATCCCAAGCAAACTATAG